The following proteins come from a genomic window of Solwaraspora sp. WMMA2065:
- the radA gene encoding DNA repair protein RadA, translated as MPRGAGGGTGRGSAAPRSRAASREPRPAYECDACGHQPPKWVGRCPECGEWGSVIESVVSGPVVSGRVVSTRMPTEPARPIATISAAPAKARPTGVGELDRVLGGGLVPGAVVLLAGEPGVGKSTLLLDVAQQWAAGAGSPSLVVSGEESTSQVRLRAERIGALHERLYLAAESDLGVVLGHLDAVRPGLLVLDSVQTISMPGSDGIPGGVTQVRAVTAALVAAAKERNIATVLVGHVTKDGQVAGPRVLEHLVDVVLHFEGDKHSSLRMVRGMKNRFGAADEVGCFEMHEGGISSLPDPSGLFLTRYTEPVPGTCATVAMEGRRALVTEVQALIGATVAGSPRRTVSGLDGARLAMVLAVLQRRTERLTLHDREVFAATVGGIRVVEPAADLAVALAVASGGLNLAVSPQLVAIGEVGLTGEVRRVGAVARRLAEAARLGFRYALVPPGTAGSGTDPMPPNMQITEVNDVRAALQAAARASAG; from the coding sequence ATCCCCCGGGGTGCCGGCGGCGGGACGGGACGCGGCAGCGCCGCGCCGCGCAGCCGGGCCGCGTCGCGTGAGCCCCGGCCCGCGTACGAGTGCGACGCGTGCGGGCACCAACCACCCAAGTGGGTGGGCCGGTGCCCGGAATGCGGCGAATGGGGCTCGGTGATCGAGTCGGTGGTCAGCGGCCCGGTGGTCTCCGGCCGAGTCGTCAGCACCCGGATGCCGACCGAACCGGCCCGGCCGATCGCCACCATCAGCGCCGCACCCGCCAAGGCCCGGCCGACCGGCGTCGGCGAACTCGACCGGGTGCTCGGCGGCGGTCTGGTACCCGGCGCGGTGGTGCTGCTGGCCGGCGAGCCCGGCGTCGGCAAGTCGACCCTGCTGCTCGACGTCGCCCAGCAGTGGGCCGCCGGTGCCGGTAGTCCGTCGCTGGTGGTCAGCGGCGAGGAGTCGACCAGCCAGGTACGGCTGCGCGCCGAGCGGATCGGCGCGCTGCACGAACGGCTCTACCTGGCGGCGGAGAGCGACCTCGGGGTGGTCCTCGGCCACCTCGACGCGGTCCGGCCCGGTCTGCTGGTGCTCGACTCGGTGCAGACCATCTCGATGCCCGGTTCGGACGGTATCCCCGGTGGCGTCACCCAGGTCCGGGCGGTCACCGCCGCGCTGGTCGCGGCGGCGAAGGAACGCAACATCGCCACCGTGCTGGTCGGCCACGTCACCAAGGACGGCCAGGTCGCCGGCCCCCGGGTACTGGAGCATCTGGTCGACGTGGTGCTGCACTTCGAGGGCGACAAGCACTCGTCGCTGCGGATGGTCCGCGGCATGAAGAACCGGTTCGGCGCGGCCGACGAGGTCGGCTGCTTCGAGATGCACGAAGGCGGCATCAGCAGCCTGCCCGACCCGTCCGGGCTGTTCCTCACCCGCTACACCGAGCCGGTGCCCGGCACCTGCGCCACGGTGGCGATGGAGGGCCGGCGGGCCCTGGTCACCGAGGTCCAGGCGCTGATCGGGGCGACCGTCGCCGGTTCGCCCCGGCGCACCGTGTCCGGGCTCGACGGTGCCCGGCTGGCGATGGTGCTGGCGGTGCTGCAACGGCGTACCGAACGGCTCACCCTGCACGACCGGGAAGTGTTCGCGGCGACGGTCGGCGGCATCCGGGTGGTGGAGCCGGCCGCCGACCTCGCGGTGGCGCTGGCGGTCGCCTCCGGCGGGCTCAACCTGGCCGTCTCCCCGCAACTGGTGGCGATCGGCGAGGTCGGGCTCACCGGTGAGGTGCGCCGGGTCGGCGCGGTCGCCCGGCGGCTCGCCGAAGCCGCCCGGCTCGGCTTCCGGTACGCGCTGGTACCGCCCGGTACGGCCGGTTCCGGCACCGACCCGATGCCGCCGAACATGCAGATCACCGAGGTCAACGACGTACGGGCCGCGTTGCAGGCCGCCGCGCGCGCCTCGGCCGGCTGA
- a CDS encoding UbiA family prenyltransferase yields the protein MSRRVSALIKASHPEPAVAVTTVTALLAWGVGHRPGGIVLVAATVAATQLAVGWTNDWLDAGRDRQAGRADKPVATGVVSRRTVGVAGLAAALATPLLAGPTGPAAALCITAALISALAYNWPLKSTAVSVLPYAFSFGALPAFIVLALPGAPVPPAWLVTAAGLLGAGAHFANVLPDLADDARTGVRGLPHRLGATGSGVAAAGLLFAATVTLVVGPPGPPSWAGLVAVAGTAIILPTGWYAARRAARRAGRSDGVFRAVLVVAVIDVVLLVASGPVG from the coding sequence ATGTCGCGCCGCGTGTCCGCATTGATCAAGGCCAGCCACCCCGAGCCGGCGGTTGCGGTCACCACGGTGACCGCCCTGCTGGCCTGGGGCGTCGGTCACCGTCCGGGTGGGATCGTGCTGGTCGCCGCCACCGTCGCGGCCACTCAGCTTGCCGTCGGCTGGACCAATGACTGGCTGGACGCCGGTCGCGACCGGCAGGCCGGACGGGCCGACAAGCCGGTCGCAACCGGCGTGGTCAGCCGGCGCACGGTGGGCGTCGCCGGTCTGGCCGCCGCGCTGGCCACCCCGCTGCTGGCCGGGCCGACCGGGCCGGCGGCGGCGCTGTGCATCACCGCCGCGCTGATCAGCGCGCTGGCCTACAACTGGCCGTTGAAGTCCACCGCCGTGTCGGTGCTGCCGTACGCGTTCTCCTTCGGAGCGTTGCCCGCCTTCATCGTGCTGGCCCTGCCGGGTGCGCCCGTGCCACCGGCCTGGCTGGTCACCGCCGCCGGGCTGCTCGGCGCCGGGGCGCACTTCGCCAACGTACTGCCGGATCTGGCCGACGACGCCCGCACCGGCGTGCGGGGTCTGCCGCACCGGCTCGGGGCCACCGGCTCGGGGGTCGCGGCGGCCGGGTTGCTCTTCGCCGCCACCGTGACGCTGGTCGTCGGCCCACCCGGGCCGCCGTCGTGGGCCGGACTCGTCGCGGTCGCCGGCACTGCGATCATCCTGCCGACCGGCTGGTACGCGGCCCGGCGGGCCGCCCGGCGGGCCGGCCGGTCGGACGGCGTGTTCCGGGCGGTGCTGGTGGTCGCGGTGATCGACGTGGTGCTGCTGGTGGCCAGCGGCCCGGTCGGGTGA
- a CDS encoding methyltransferase domain-containing protein gives MPDLPPNDPRQYDVLVDEWWRPAGAFEMLRWIAEARARLIPPATRPGAVLVDIGCGAGLLAPHLRGKGYRHVGVDLVGSALRLAARHGVDPVRGDATRLPLADRMADVVSAGELLEHVPDLSAAVAEACRVLRPGGLLVLDTLNATLASRLIAVELGERLPVAPRGIHDPALFVRPQRLVAECARHGVRLAVRGLRPSVFSLIDWLVRAPLRRSAPEQALWKPRRRMVPTWSTSVLYQGRGVKVG, from the coding sequence ATGCCGGACCTGCCGCCGAACGATCCCCGCCAGTACGACGTGCTGGTCGACGAGTGGTGGCGGCCGGCCGGCGCGTTCGAGATGCTGCGCTGGATCGCCGAGGCGCGGGCCCGGCTGATCCCACCGGCGACCCGGCCCGGGGCGGTGCTGGTCGACATTGGCTGCGGGGCCGGCCTGCTCGCCCCTCACCTGCGTGGCAAGGGCTACCGGCACGTCGGGGTCGACCTGGTCGGTTCGGCGCTGCGGCTGGCGGCCCGGCACGGTGTCGACCCGGTACGTGGTGACGCGACCAGGCTGCCGCTGGCCGACCGGATGGCCGACGTGGTCTCCGCCGGGGAACTACTGGAGCACGTACCGGACCTGTCGGCGGCGGTCGCCGAGGCGTGCCGGGTGCTGCGGCCCGGTGGGCTGCTGGTGCTGGACACCCTGAACGCCACGTTGGCCAGCCGGCTGATCGCGGTCGAGCTGGGCGAACGCCTGCCGGTCGCGCCGCGAGGCATTCACGACCCCGCGCTGTTCGTCCGTCCGCAGCGGCTGGTCGCCGAGTGCGCCCGGCACGGCGTACGGCTGGCGGTGCGCGGCCTCCGGCCGAGCGTCTTCAGCCTGATCGATTGGCTGGTGCGCGCGCCGCTCCGCCGATCGGCTCCCGAACAGGCACTCTGGAAACCCCGGCGGCGGATGGTGCCGACTTGGTCCACCTCGGTGCTCTACCAAGGCAGGGGGGTCAAGGTGGGCTGA
- a CDS encoding acyl-CoA dehydrogenase family protein: MVADALAAARRVVPRLAARAGDHDRAGTFPVADFADLRQEQLFGLMVPQRLGGRGADFADYAEVAYELARGNGATALVFNMHASVTGALGAVDDNLAEAMGLPDEALAARDQLLADAAAGAWYAVAMSERGAGSRLSQLSTVYHRVDGGYQIKGAKAFCSGAGHASGYLVAARHADDQSVVSQFLVPADTPGLRVEQSWDSLGMRATCSHDLHLDVTVGPQTLLGGVEGLALVVAQLMPHWMVASYAAVYAGVARAAVDAAVEHLAERGLTHLPAVRARIGRADAAAAAALLTVREAARRVDAEPGDPTTNQWVWRAKLVAGGTAAEVASSMLEAAGTSATRRGHPLERLYRDARCGALHPPTSDVCADWLGVATIGGDPDRDGSAPRW; the protein is encoded by the coding sequence ATGGTTGCGGATGCACTGGCGGCGGCGCGGCGGGTGGTGCCACGATTGGCGGCGCGGGCGGGTGATCACGACCGGGCCGGCACCTTTCCGGTGGCGGACTTCGCCGACCTGCGGCAGGAACAGCTGTTCGGGTTGATGGTCCCGCAGCGGCTGGGCGGGCGGGGCGCCGACTTCGCCGACTACGCCGAAGTGGCGTACGAGCTGGCCCGGGGCAACGGTGCCACCGCGCTGGTGTTCAACATGCACGCCTCGGTGACCGGCGCACTGGGCGCGGTCGACGACAACCTCGCCGAGGCGATGGGGCTGCCGGACGAGGCGTTGGCGGCCCGGGACCAGCTGCTCGCCGACGCGGCCGCCGGCGCCTGGTACGCGGTGGCGATGAGCGAACGGGGGGCCGGCTCCCGGCTCTCCCAGCTGTCCACCGTCTACCACCGGGTGGACGGTGGATACCAGATCAAGGGGGCCAAGGCGTTCTGTTCCGGGGCCGGCCACGCCTCGGGGTACCTGGTCGCCGCCCGGCACGCCGACGACCAGTCGGTGGTTTCGCAGTTCCTCGTCCCGGCGGACACGCCCGGCCTGCGGGTGGAGCAGAGCTGGGATTCGCTCGGGATGCGGGCCACCTGCTCGCATGACCTGCACCTGGACGTGACCGTCGGCCCGCAGACCCTGCTCGGCGGGGTGGAAGGGCTGGCCCTGGTGGTGGCCCAGCTGATGCCGCACTGGATGGTGGCCAGCTACGCGGCGGTATACGCCGGGGTGGCCCGGGCGGCGGTGGACGCGGCGGTGGAGCATCTCGCCGAGCGGGGGTTGACCCACCTTCCGGCGGTCCGGGCCCGGATCGGTCGGGCGGACGCGGCGGCCGCCGCGGCGTTGCTGACAGTGCGGGAGGCGGCCCGCCGGGTGGACGCCGAACCGGGCGACCCGACGACCAACCAGTGGGTGTGGCGGGCCAAGCTGGTCGCCGGCGGCACAGCGGCCGAGGTGGCGTCGTCGATGCTGGAGGCGGCCGGGACCTCGGCGACCCGCCGCGGGCATCCGCTGGAACGGCTCTACCGGGACGCCCGCTGCGGTGCGCTGCACCCGCCGACGTCGGACGTCTGTGCCGACTGGCTCGGCGTGGCGACGATCGGCGGGGACCCGGACCGCGACGGATCGGCACCCCGGTGGTGA
- a CDS encoding type III polyketide synthase, translated as MVSRSPEPVAGRSSAAVVGLGLALPPSATQDELWRDFFAARYDGGTRALAERIFANSGVRTRQAAVSPLLEDVADWPTERRMRRYQIEALPLGKEAVHRALTQAGLTAGEIGLFVVCSCTGYATPGLDIILARDVGMAADTQRLFVGHMGCYAALPGLGAAADFVTARGRPALLLCAELTSLHIQPPARRVDTQQIVAHALFSDAAAAVVLVPTGRAGGPPPPGGYAVREVVSATDASTADHMTWEVTDLGFRMGLSPRVPQVLSVHVRALVGDLLARHGLTVSQVDGWAVHPGGPRILNVVQRELGLSDAAMSASRETLAAYGNCSSPTVLLILDRLRRAGPPPRHVVMLAFGPGLTLYAALLGR; from the coding sequence GTGGTGAGCCGGTCGCCGGAGCCGGTGGCGGGCCGGTCGTCGGCCGCGGTGGTCGGGCTCGGGCTGGCGTTGCCGCCGTCGGCCACCCAGGACGAGCTGTGGCGGGACTTCTTCGCGGCGCGGTACGACGGCGGCACCCGAGCGCTCGCGGAGCGGATCTTCGCCAATTCCGGGGTACGCACCCGGCAGGCGGCGGTGAGCCCATTGCTGGAGGACGTCGCGGACTGGCCGACCGAGCGCCGGATGCGCCGCTACCAGATCGAGGCGTTGCCGCTGGGCAAGGAGGCGGTGCACCGGGCGCTGACCCAGGCCGGGCTGACCGCCGGGGAGATCGGTCTGTTCGTGGTCTGCTCGTGCACCGGGTACGCCACGCCCGGCCTGGACATCATTCTGGCCCGGGACGTCGGCATGGCCGCCGACACCCAGCGGTTGTTCGTCGGGCACATGGGCTGCTACGCGGCGCTGCCCGGGTTGGGCGCGGCGGCCGACTTCGTCACCGCCCGGGGCCGGCCGGCGCTGCTGCTCTGTGCCGAGCTGACCAGCCTGCACATCCAGCCGCCGGCCCGCCGGGTGGACACTCAGCAGATCGTGGCGCACGCGTTGTTCTCCGACGCGGCGGCGGCGGTGGTGCTGGTGCCGACCGGCAGGGCCGGCGGCCCGCCGCCGCCCGGCGGTTACGCCGTACGGGAGGTCGTGTCGGCCACCGACGCCTCCACCGCCGACCACATGACCTGGGAGGTGACCGATCTCGGGTTCCGGATGGGTCTGTCGCCCCGGGTGCCGCAGGTGCTGTCGGTGCACGTACGGGCGCTGGTCGGTGATCTGCTGGCCCGGCACGGACTGACCGTGTCGCAGGTGGACGGTTGGGCGGTGCATCCGGGCGGGCCGCGCATCCTCAACGTGGTGCAGCGGGAGCTGGGCCTGTCCGACGCGGCGATGTCGGCGTCCCGGGAGACGTTGGCGGCGTACGGCAACTGCTCGTCGCCGACCGTACTGCTGATCCTGGACCGGTTACGCCGGGCGGGACCGCCGCCGCGTCACGTGGTGATGCTGGCGTTCGGTCCGGGCCTGACGCTCTACGCGGCGCTGCTCGGCCGTTGA
- a CDS encoding CarD family transcriptional regulator: MVFSVGETVVYPHHGAALIEAIETRVIKGEEKQYLVLRVAQGDLTVRVPAENAEIVGVREVVGEEGLGKVFDVLRAPHTEEPTNWSRRYKANLEKLASGNPLKVAEVVRDLWRRERERGLSAGEKRMLAKARDILVGEVALAEKSTKDEAETLLDKVLTDA; this comes from the coding sequence ATGGTTTTCAGTGTCGGCGAGACCGTTGTTTACCCCCACCACGGGGCCGCACTCATCGAGGCAATCGAGACTCGTGTCATCAAGGGCGAGGAGAAGCAGTACCTCGTCCTCAGGGTTGCGCAGGGTGACCTGACGGTGCGAGTTCCCGCCGAGAACGCCGAGATCGTCGGCGTGCGCGAAGTGGTTGGCGAAGAAGGCCTCGGTAAGGTCTTCGATGTCCTCCGCGCCCCGCACACCGAGGAGCCGACCAACTGGTCGCGGCGATACAAGGCCAACCTCGAAAAGCTGGCATCCGGAAACCCGCTCAAGGTCGCCGAGGTCGTTCGTGACCTGTGGCGTCGGGAGCGGGAGCGGGGGCTGTCCGCAGGCGAGAAGCGCATGCTCGCCAAGGCCAGGGACATCCTGGTCGGCGAGGTCGCGCTTGCGGAGAAGAGCACCAAGGACGAGGCAGAGACCTTGCTCGACAAGGTGCTCACCGACGCGTAG
- the ispD gene encoding 2-C-methyl-D-erythritol 4-phosphate cytidylyltransferase: MTAHFQQRGDVAVLVPAAGSGVRLGPGAPKALRPLGGVPLLVHAVRRLAAASSVAVIVVAAPPADIDAVRDLLAPATAGLPLIVVPGGAHRQASVAAALAAVPAGPQIVLVHDAARALTPPDLVDSVAAAVRAGADAVIPVLPVVDTIKSVDADETVLTTVDRSTLRAVQTPQGFRRDVLAAAHADAVDPHTDDAGLVEKLGVPVLCVPGSERALKITRPFDLVIAEHLLATEPATRTLPS; encoded by the coding sequence GTGACCGCGCACTTCCAGCAACGCGGTGACGTCGCGGTCCTCGTTCCTGCGGCGGGTTCCGGGGTACGGCTCGGACCCGGCGCACCCAAAGCACTCCGGCCACTCGGCGGCGTACCGCTGCTGGTACATGCGGTGCGTCGACTGGCCGCCGCCTCCTCGGTCGCGGTGATCGTGGTCGCCGCCCCACCCGCCGACATCGACGCCGTCCGCGACCTGCTCGCCCCCGCCACGGCCGGGCTGCCGCTGATCGTGGTCCCGGGCGGCGCGCACCGGCAGGCCTCGGTGGCCGCCGCGCTCGCTGCCGTCCCCGCCGGCCCGCAGATCGTCCTGGTGCACGACGCGGCCCGCGCCCTCACCCCACCCGACCTTGTCGACTCGGTCGCCGCCGCGGTCCGGGCCGGCGCCGACGCCGTCATCCCGGTGCTCCCGGTCGTCGACACCATCAAGTCGGTGGACGCCGACGAGACCGTTCTGACCACCGTCGACCGGTCGACGCTGCGGGCCGTGCAGACCCCGCAGGGGTTCCGGCGTGACGTGCTGGCCGCCGCGCACGCCGACGCCGTCGATCCGCACACCGACGACGCCGGTCTGGTGGAGAAGCTCGGCGTACCGGTGCTCTGCGTGCCCGGCTCGGAACGGGCGCTCAAGATCACCCGCCCGTTCGATCTGGTGATCGCCGAGCACCTGCTCGCCACCGAACCGGCGACCCGTACCCTGCCTTCATGA